The region CGGCGCATCGCCCAGCAACTCGGCCCCCTGGCAGCAGTTCATGCCTTGAGCCACCAGCAAGACGCCGTGCCGCCGGTGGTCATAGCGCGCCTCCGGTGAACGACGGATTTCATCTTGCAGGCCCAGAATCACCTTCCCCGCATCGGCGATGGTAAGCGTCCTCATGCAGGAACGACTATCACTACCCAATTCTATTCGCAATTATTTA is a window of Verrucomicrobiota bacterium DNA encoding:
- a CDS encoding transposase, which translates into the protein MRTLTIADAGKVILGLQDEIRRSPEARYDHRRHGVLLVAQGMNCCQGAELLGDAP